The Thermasporomyces composti region AGAAGGCGGCCGAGGTACGGACGTTCGAGGAGGGCTGCTCGACGGCGTGCTCGCCGATGGTGTGCTCGCGGTGGGTGGGCTCGCGGTGGGTGGGCGGCTGGTGTCGGGCCAGCGACCCGTCAGGCTCCGGGTGGGCGGAGGGGGTGCGCTGCTCGTCGGGGCGGGCGAGGCGGGCGTCGTCGCGGCTCATGGTGGAAGCCTAAGCGTATCCACCCCCGGCTCGCCGGCTTTGTCGGGCATATTCTCCATCGCATCACATGGCGTGCGACAATGATTCATTCCTTCCACGTCATTGTTTGGATACCGCTTGCCACGGCCTGCGGATTTGCGTCGACGGCGATTCTGAGCGACACTGCGAGTGCGTTCCCTTGCGAGAAGCTCCCTTCGTGGAACGTGATTTCCAGCGGCGTCCCCCCGGCCGCTGGCAAGGCCGTGGCAGCGTGCCGTCGGCCTAGGACAGCCCCCGCTCTCCCCCCCGGCGGGGGTTGTCGCATGTTCGAGCCCGTCTGACTCACCCGCGCGACCTGGTCGTTGCCCGGCCCCAGCCCGCGCCCTGGTTGTGCTCGTTGGATGCCCATGGGATGCCTTGGCCGCCTCTGCGGAGCTGCCCCTGCACGTCCACAACCGGCTCCTACGGCTCCCTTATCCACAGCTGAGGCGCTCACGGCGTCGACTCGGACGGCCGCCGCGACATCGTGGTGAGCGTTCGACTCACAGCGCTCGTCGGGTGGGAGACGACGGGGCGACGGAACCGACCGCCGTCGTTCCCCACCCGGCGCGTCGACCGCTTCCGTGGAGACGTTCCGATGGGGACACCCTCGACGCCGCGGCGCCCTCTCGCGATCACCGCTGACGAGCACCTTCTCGACGACCTGGTCCGCCTGGCCGCCGCTGCCGGGATCACGTTGGACGTCGCTCACGACGCTGGAGCGGCGCGTCGTTGGTGGCCGCACGCGCCCCTCATCCTCGTGGGCGCCGACGCGGTGCCGGAACTCGCCTGGAGCCGACCGTCGCGGCGTCCGGACGTCGTGGTCGTGGCTCGCGACCTCGCAGACGACCGGGAGCTGTGGGAGGGCGCCATCGCCATCGGCGCCGAGCAGGTCGTCCGCGTCGCCGACGCTGAGCAACGGCTCGTCACCTGGATGGCCGACGCGGCGGAGGGCATCCGTTCCGAGGCCGTCACCGTCGGCGTCGTGGGCGGGCGAGGTGGCGCGGGCGCGTCGACGCTGGCCGCCGCGCTCGCGGTGACCGCCGCTCGGCACGACCGCGGCGTCCTCCTCGTCGATGGCGACCCGCTCGGCGGTGGTATCGATCTCATCCTCGGTGGTGAGGAGCACGCGGGCATGCGGTGGCCAGACCTGGTCGCCACCGAAGGGCGCGTTGGTGCGAGCGCCTTGCGTGCGGCACTACCCAGCGTCGAGCGGCTGGCTGTCCTGTCATGGGATCGGAGTGACGCCCTCGCGGTACCGCCCGCGGCGATGCGTGCCGTCCTGGGCGCGGCTCGACGTGGAGGTGACCTCGTGGTGGTCGACTTGCCCCGCCAGCTGGACGGCGCGGCGACCGAGGCGCTGTCCTTGTGCGAGACCGTCCTCGTCGTGGTCCCGGCCGAGGTGCGCGCCGTGGCGGCCGCTTCGCGGGTCGTCAAGACGTTCGCCCAGCACGCGGCTGACCTGCGGTTGGTGGTGCGCGGCCCGTCGCCGGCCGGCCTCGACGGCACGATCGTCGCCGACGCGCTGGGGCTACCCCTGGCGGGAGAACTGGCGCCGGAGCCCCGGCTCGCCATCATGCTCGAACGCGGTGAGGCGCCGGCCCGGCGAGGCAAGGGCCCCCTCGCCGTGCTGTGCCGACGTCTGCTGGGTGAGCTCGGCGTTCTGCAGCACGAGGGGCACGCGGCATGAGCGACCACATCGTTGGTGGCTTGGTACCGCCGCAGTCGAGTCGTCCCCGCGGGCGGCCACCTCAGGCGATGCCTTCCCAGGTCCACGTGGCTCCTCGGGTCCGATCCGCGCGACCGGGGTCAGCCCGTTCACCACGCACCAGCCTCGACGGATCCGGCCGCGCGAGCTCCGAAGATGTCAAGCAGAACTTGCTTCACCGCGTCAGAGCCATCCTCGCCGCGCAGAAGGCGCAACCCACCCCGGCTCGGGTCGCCGCAGCGCTACGCGCGGAAGGAGCCTTGCTCGGTGACGCCGCCGTGTTGGAGATCGTGGAGGCGCTGCGGCGCGAGATCGTCGGCTTCGGGGTGCTCGAACCACTCCTGGCTCTCCCAGGCGTGACCGACGTGCTCGTTCACGGTCCCGAACAGGTCTGGATCGACCGCGGTCACGGTCTGGAACGGACGGCGGTGACGTTCGACGATGACGCGGCTGTGCGTCGGCTCGCCCAGCGGTTGGCGGCGACCGCAGATCGGCGACTCGACGACGCCACCCCCTTCGTCGACGCGCGCCTTCCCGACGGCACGCGGTTCCACGCCATCCTGGCGCCCGTCTCCACGAAGGGCACGTGCATCTCCCTCCGTTTGCCTCGACGGAAGGTGTACACGCTCGACGAGCTCGTGCGAAACGGCGCTGTTCCTCGCGCGGGTGCCGACCTGCTCGGCCAGGTTGTGGCGGCCAGGCTCGCTTTCCTGGTCTCGGGTGGGACGGGCGTTGGCAAGACCACCTTGCTCTCTACGCTCCTGTCGATGGTCCCCGACCATGAACGCCTGGTTCTCGTGGAGGATTCCGGCGAACTGTCTCCTCAGCATCCGAACGTCGTCCATCTCGAGGCGCGTCCACCCAACGTCGAGGGCGTCGGTGAGATCACGGTCCGCACGCTCGTCCGTCAGGCGCTGCGGATGCGTCCGGACCGCCTTGTCGTCGGCGAGGTGCGCGGCGGCGAGGTAGTCGATCTCCTGAGCGCCATGAACACCGGTCACGAGGGAGGATGCGGCACTCTGCACGCCAACTCCGCCAGTGAGGTACCCGCCAGGGTCGAGGCCCTGGGCGTGACGGCTGGTCTGGATCGGGCGGCGGTGCATAGCCAGCTCGCGGCGGCGGTCGACGTCGTCATCCACCTCGTCCGTGCACGTGACGGCCGTCGTCGGGTCGCCGAGCTGTGCGTGTTCGAGCGGACATCCACGGGGTTCGTGCGGGCGCTTCCCGCCGTGACGTTCGGCGCCCAGGGGCAGGTGTCGCACGGGCCGGGCTGGTCCCGACTTGACGACCTGCTCCGCCACCGTGGGCTCGGCGGGCTGGGTGGTGAGCCCACGCCATGAGCACCGCCGTCGTGGCTGTTCTCGCCTTCGCCGTCGCCGCCGCTGTGGCGATCCCGGAACCACCGAGGTCCTTGCTCCGTCGACGCTTGGGGAGTGTGGGCCGGCCCATGGACGGCGTCGGGCGGGGCGGGCTCGTAGCCGCCGGGCGCGAACGTGTCCGGCGAGCGTGGAGGAGGTGGCGTCGACGTCACCGGCCGGATGAGCACGACGCCTCCATGCTCGAGGTCTGTGACATCCTCGCCGCCGAGCTTCGAGCTGGGCGGGATCCGACGACGGCGTTGGCAGCAGCCGCCGTGGTTCGCTCAGAGCTCGAAACCGTCGCCCGGGTGAGCCGTCTGGGCGGCGACGTCGCTGCGGCACTCCGTGAGGCGGCGCTCCGGGAGGAAGCCGCGACGTGCGCCGCGTCCATGGATCGTCTCGCGACGGCATGGACAGTCGCCACCACCAGCGGAGCAGGGCTCGCCGTGGTCCTCGATCGGGTCGCCGCCGAGATCCGGGTCGTGCGGGCGCTGCGTCACGAAGTCGCCGCCCAGCTCGCTGGCCCCCGAGCCAGTGCCCGCTTGCTCGCCGCGCTTCCGCTGCTCGGGGTGGCTGTGGGGTGGGGAGCCGGTACTGATCCGCTCTCCTTCCTCCTCGGCACGCCTGTCGGCTTCGGGTGCCTCGTCGTCGGTGGCGCCCTCGCGGTGCTCGGACTGGTCTGGGTCGAGCGTCTCGCCAAGGCGGCAGAGCCTGGACCATGAGCACCTCACCACGACGACGCGCTCTGATCTCGGACGTCCGTGCCGGCGGCCGACGTCGCGCCGAGAGCGGGCGTCGCGGCAGGAGCTGGTGGCGTGGCAGGAGCTGGCGGCGTCGCAGGCGAACCAGGAAATCGACGTCGCCAGGGGCGGGCGTCGCGAGGGGACGGATGTCATGAGCGTCGTTGCGGCTCTGCTCGTCGGTCTCGCAGTCTTCGTCTGGTCCGGGCCTCGCACGGGGCCGAGACGGCTGCGCCGACTGGCCTCGCGGTCGTCCCTTCAAGCCTCGTTCGCACCGGCCAGCGTTGTGGCACCCGAACACCCGCGCCAGCACCTGGGACCACGACGCCAGGGGCTGTCGCCGTGGTCGCGTTGGAGCGGCGCGGCACTCGCCGGGGTCGCCGCCGGCACACTGGTCGGCGGGCTGTCCGGGCTCGTCGTCGGGATCGTCGTCGCCGTCGGTGTCGGCTGGGCGGTCGCACGACTCGCGCCACGGGACGAGCGGGTCCGCCGCGAGCGCCTTCTGGCCGACCTGCCGTTCGCCGCTGATCTCCTCGTCGCGTGTCTCCGCGCCGGCGTGTCGCCGGTGCAGGCCCTCGAGACAGTGGCCGCTGGACTGGGCGGCCCACTCGGCGACGAGCTCGCGTCCGTGGCTCGCACGATGCGCCTTGGAGCGGACGCCTCGGTCGCCTGGGCCCGATTCCTCGACCAACCCGATCTGGCGCCGTTCGGTCGAGCCATGAGCCGAGCGTGGGAGACGGGAGCACCGCTCGCCGACACGCTCAGCCGGCTCGCCGACGACGCTCGCCTCGCTCGACGTGTGAGCGCCGAGCAGCG contains the following coding sequences:
- the ssd gene encoding septum site-determining protein Ssd, translating into MGTPSTPRRPLAITADEHLLDDLVRLAAAAGITLDVAHDAGAARRWWPHAPLILVGADAVPELAWSRPSRRPDVVVVARDLADDRELWEGAIAIGAEQVVRVADAEQRLVTWMADAAEGIRSEAVTVGVVGGRGGAGASTLAAALAVTAARHDRGVLLVDGDPLGGGIDLILGGEEHAGMRWPDLVATEGRVGASALRAALPSVERLAVLSWDRSDALAVPPAAMRAVLGAARRGGDLVVVDLPRQLDGAATEALSLCETVLVVVPAEVRAVAAASRVVKTFAQHAADLRLVVRGPSPAGLDGTIVADALGLPLAGELAPEPRLAIMLERGEAPARRGKGPLAVLCRRLLGELGVLQHEGHAA
- a CDS encoding type II secretion system F family protein, whose product is MSVVAALLVGLAVFVWSGPRTGPRRLRRLASRSSLQASFAPASVVAPEHPRQHLGPRRQGLSPWSRWSGAALAGVAAGTLVGGLSGLVVGIVVAVGVGWAVARLAPRDERVRRERLLADLPFAADLLVACLRAGVSPVQALETVAAGLGGPLGDELASVARTMRLGADASVAWARFLDQPDLAPFGRAMSRAWETGAPLADTLSRLADDARLARRVSAEQRARAVGVKAAAPLGLCFLPAFVLVGIVPLVASAVAGLVG
- a CDS encoding type II secretion system F family protein yields the protein MLEVCDILAAELRAGRDPTTALAAAAVVRSELETVARVSRLGGDVAAALREAALREEAATCAASMDRLATAWTVATTSGAGLAVVLDRVAAEIRVVRALRHEVAAQLAGPRASARLLAALPLLGVAVGWGAGTDPLSFLLGTPVGFGCLVVGGALAVLGLVWVERLAKAAEPGP
- a CDS encoding TadA family conjugal transfer-associated ATPase; the encoded protein is MLHRVRAILAAQKAQPTPARVAAALRAEGALLGDAAVLEIVEALRREIVGFGVLEPLLALPGVTDVLVHGPEQVWIDRGHGLERTAVTFDDDAAVRRLAQRLAATADRRLDDATPFVDARLPDGTRFHAILAPVSTKGTCISLRLPRRKVYTLDELVRNGAVPRAGADLLGQVVAARLAFLVSGGTGVGKTTLLSTLLSMVPDHERLVLVEDSGELSPQHPNVVHLEARPPNVEGVGEITVRTLVRQALRMRPDRLVVGEVRGGEVVDLLSAMNTGHEGGCGTLHANSASEVPARVEALGVTAGLDRAAVHSQLAAAVDVVIHLVRARDGRRRVAELCVFERTSTGFVRALPAVTFGAQGQVSHGPGWSRLDDLLRHRGLGGLGGEPTP